A stretch of DNA from Arthrobacter jiangjiafuii:
ATTATCCTCGGTGCCCAGCCCGTACGGATCCTGGCTGGTGGTGGGGTCGGCGCTCACCGCGCGCACGCCGGCGACGTATCCCGCACCGTGGACCGTACCCAGTTCCGCGTCACTGGCGACAAACGGCTCCCCCACGGAAACCCCGGGCAGGTCAAAGATGCCCAGCTCCCGGGCGAGCCTGGCAGTGAGGTCCAGGCGCAGCGGGCTCATCGGGTGGCCCGGGCCAAAGTTGTAATTGAGCATGGACTCGTGCCAGATGATGCGGGTCGGCATGACCGGAAGGCTGAGTCCACGGTTGATCATGCTGAACAGGCTACGCGATGTGCGCGATACTTGGAGTTTGACACCGCGGCGCACCCGCCGGAACCGCAGCCCAGGCCCGCATTGGTGGTTTACTACTGATGCAGAGGACTGCGCCCACCTGGAACCAAGGAACAAGCACCACTTATGTCCACCACCCGCCAGCCACGGCTGCAGTTGCAGCAGTTCCATCCCGCGAGGATGTTCGCCAGCCTGCGGGACTTCGTGGACGCCCTGGCCGCCGGCTCCCCCGCACGGCTGGCCCTGATGGTGTTTGCACTGGTTATCCTGGTGTTCACCGGTCTGCTGTCACTGCCGGCCTCCTCCAGCAGCGGAGAGGTCACGCCCCTGCACGACGCGCTCTTTACCGCGGTGTCAGCCGTCTGCGTCACCGGGCTCACGGTGGTTTCCACCGCCACGCACTGGTCCGGCTTCGGGCAGGTCCTGATCCTGATCGCCATCCAGGTGGGCGGACTGGGCATCCTGACCATGGCCTCGCTGCTGGCGCTGGCGGTGAACCGGAAGCTGGGCGTGCGTGGAAAGCTGATCGCGCAGGAGGGCATGAACACCGGACGGCTGGGCGAGGTCGGATCCCTGCTGCGCATCGTCGTCACCACCACGGTAGCCATTGAGTTGATCCTGGCGGCCGTGATGGCCCCGCGCTTCATGCTCCTGGGCGAATCCGCTGGCCAGGCGATCTGGCATGCCGTCTTTTACTCGGTCTCGGCCTTTAACAACGCCGGCTTCACCCCGCACTCCGACGGGCTGGTCCCCTATGACGAGGATCTGTGGATCCTGGTGCCGTTGATGGTGGGAGTCTTTGTCGGCAGCCTGGGCTTCCCGGTGATCATGGTGCTGATGCGGAGCAAGTTCCATGTCCGGCAGTGGAACCTGCACACCAAGCTCACCCTGCTGGTCACGACCATCCTGCTGGTGGGCGGCAGCATCCTGTGGGGCGCCTTCGAGTGGTTCAACACCGCCACCATCGGGGAGATGAACGTTGCGGACCGGATCCTGCATTCGGTGTTCGCCTCCGTGATGACCCGCTCCGGCGGTTTCAGCCTGGTCAATATGTCCGACCTGGATTCGAGCACGCTGGTCATCACCGACATGCTGATGTTTGCCGGCGGCGGCTCGGCGTCCACCGCCGGCGGCATCAAAGTCACCACCCTGGCCGTGATTTTCCTGGCCGTGGTGGCCGAGGCCCGCGGCGACGCCGACGTGCGGGCCTTTGGCCGCACCATCGCCGCCAGTGCCATGCGGGTGGCGATCTCCGTGGTCATTCTCGGCGCGACCCTGGTGGCCGTCTCCACCGTGGTGCTGCTGGCCATCACCAAGGAGACGCTGGAGCCGGTGCTGTTCGAGGTGATTTCCGCGTTTGCAACGGTAGGGCTGAGTATTGGATTGAGCGAGGCGCTGCCGCCGGAGGGCAAATATGTGCTCTCCGCCCTGATGTTCGCCGGCCGGGTGGGCACCATTACCCTGGCTGCGGCTCTGGCCATCCGGCAGCGCAACACGCTGTACCACTACCCCGAGGAAAGGCCGATCATTGGCTGACAGACCAGCTCATAATGCTCCCGTCCTGGTGATCGGACTGGGACGCTTTGGCTCCGCCACTGCCGAACAGCTGGTGAAGCAGGGGCGGGAGGTCCTCGCCATCGAACGCGATCCGGTCCTCGTGCAGAAGGCCTCCGGCATCCTCACGCACGTTGTGCAGGCCGACGCCACCAACATCGACGCGCTGACCCAGCTTGGGGCGCAGGACTTTTCCGCCGCCGTCGTCGGCGTGGGCACCTCGATCGAATCCAGCGTGCTGATCACCGTGAACCTGGTGGACCTGGGGATCGAGCACCTGTGGGTCAAGGCCATCACCTCCGCGCACGGCAAGATCCTGACCCGGATCGGCGCCAATCACGTGATCTATCCGGAGGCCGACGCCGGCCGGCGCGCCGCCCACCTGGTGGGCGGGCGCATGCTCGACTTCATCGAGTTCGACGACGATTTCGCCATCGTGAAGATGTATCCGCCGCGCGAGACCCAGGGCTTCACGCTCGGCGAATCCAAGGTGCGCTCCAAGTACGGGGTGACAGTGGTGGGCGTGAAGTCCCCGGGCGAGGACTTCACGTACGCCCGGCAGGACACCAAGGTCTCCTCCCGCGACATGCTCATTGTCTCCGGGCACGTGGACCTGCTCGAGCGCTTCGCCGCCCGGCCGTAACTTTCGGGGCGTGACCCGCGGCGAGAGGGCACGTATGGCGGCTTCCCGGGCAGACCGTCCGGGCTCGGAGACGCCGAGAGTGCACGTATGGCGGCTTCCAACGCGTCTTGGTCGCCAGATCTGCACTCTCGCTTCAGCCCCGCGGCGAGAGCGCACGTCTGGCGGCTTCCCGGGCAGACCGTCCGCTCGGGGACGCCGAGAGTGCACGTATGGCGGCTTCCAACGCGTCTTGGTCGCCAGATCTGCACTCTCGCGACACCGAAGTCGCCCGATCTGCACTCTCGCTTCAATCCCGCGGCGAAAGGGCACGTACGGCCGCGGCTTCCGCGGGGCGTTCGCCCCGGCCGGTGCTACTTCGCGGAAAGCTCCGCGGTGATTTCCGCCGCGCGCTCAGCTGCAGCACGGGCGCCGCGCGCTATGACGTCCGGCAGGCCCTGCTCGTCAAAGCTGCGGATGGCCGCCTCGGTGGTGCCGTTGGGGCTGCTCACGGCCCGGCGCAGCGCGGTGGCGTCGGCACCGGGTTCGGCCAGCATGTAACCGGCGCCGGCCACGGTGTCCCGGGCCAGGATGGCTGAGAGCTCAGGATCCAGGCCCAGTTCCACACCGGCCCGGGCCATGGCCTCGGCGAGATAGAAGGCGTACGCGGGTCCGGATCCGCTCACGGCCGAGACGGCGTCGACCTGTTCCTCGGGAACCTGCACCACGCGGCCGGTGGAGGAGAGCAGCTCGGCGGCCAGCGCCATCTCCTCCTCGCCGGCGGACGTGCCGGCGGACAGGGACACCACGCCGCGGCCCAGCCGGGAGGGGGTGTTGGGCATGGACCGGATCACGGGCTGGCCGGCGGGAAGCCCGGCTTCGAGCAGCTCCAGCGACACAGCCGCCGCCACGCTGATCACCACGGTGCCGGGCTTCAGCACGGGCGCAATCTCCGCTAACAGCGCCGCAACGCCCACGGGCTTGACCCCGAGGATGACGACGTCGGCGCCGGCCGCAGCGGTGCGGTTGGCTTCCGGATCCTCGTTGCCTGCCAGCACGGTGAGCCCGTCGTAGCGTTCGCGCAGCTCGGCTGCCCGCTCCGGGCGCCGCACGGTGGCGCTCACCTGCGCAGCCGGCAGGCCGCCGGCCAGGATTCCGCCAAGGATGGCTTCGTTCATTGAGCCGCAGCCCAAAAAGGTCAGATTGATATGTCCGGTATCCATCCACCGATTCTGTCACGGCACCCAGGCAGCGCCCGTATCGCGGGAAGCGCTCCGGTGGTTATTCGGAGATCTGGCCGAGGTTCATCCGCGCGAATTCCAGCGTCTGCTTGAGCTGGTCCTCCCGCTCACCGGCCCCCTTGACCTTGCGGGTGCTGACCTCGATGGCCACCACGCCGCTGAACCCGGTTTCGCTCAGGTATTGCAGGGCCTCGGCGCAGCGCTGGGTTCCCTCCCCGGGCAGCATATGTTCGTCGCGGCCGTTCGGCGTGCCGTCGGTCAGGTGCACGTGGTGCAGGCGGGGGCCGAGCTTGAGCAGTTCCTCGTAGGAATCCATGCCGGCGATCGCAGCGTGGGAGAAGTCCCACGTGACGTGCTCGTAGGGTTCGGTCACGGGATTCCAGTGCGGCAGGTAGGCCTTGGCCTCGCGGCCGCGGACCCGCCACGGGTACATGTTCTCCACGGCAATGATCACGCCGTACTGCTCGGCGATGTGCCGCACGCCCTCGGCAAAGTTCTCGGCGTAACCGGACTGCCAGCGGAAAGGCGGGTGCGCGACGACGGTGGTGGCCCCCACCTCCGCAGCCATGGCGGCGGAGAGTTCAATCTTGGTCCAGGCCTTGCCCCAGACCTGCTGGGTCAGCAGCAGGGTGGGCGCGTGGATGGCCATGATCGGCTGTCCGTACCGCTCGCTCAGGGCGTTCAGTGTCTGCGGGTTCTGGCTGTCGGCATTGCCGGTGACCATGATTTCCACGCCGTCGTACCCCAGGTCGTGGGCGATGGCGAAGGTGTCATGGACGCTGAGTGGATACACGGAGGCACTGGACAGGGCTACGGGAATGGCTGCTGCACTGGTGTCCTCCGGTACGGAGATCTTCGGTGAGGTACTCATTCAGTGGGACTTTCCGTAGAAGTGGCTGTGCCGGCCGTCGTAACCGAGGCTGCCAGCGGTGGCAAGCCCTGATTCCGACGGCAGGCCGCCCGGGCCTTGCGGGCGGGCGGTTGTTTCAGGTGCTGTTTCGGGACGCGGGGTTTCGGGCAGGGCGCCGTCGGTCTCGAACCGCAGGTTGTCGAAGCGCTGCAGGATCAGGCCCTCGCGCAGCGCCCATGGACAGATTTCGAGGACTGACAGGTCAAAGGCCTTCATGGCGGCGTGCGCGGTCATCGCCCCGGCCAGCACCTGGGAGGCGCGGACGGCTGAGACTCCGTCCAGGTTGCTGCGGTCGTCGATGCTCATCGCTTCCAGCCGCTTGGTCCACATGCCCAGGTCGGTGCGCTGCAGCTGCCGGCGCACGTAGTGCCCATCAGCGGAGGGAGCGGCACCGGCGATACGGGCCAGGGACCGGAACGTCTTGGACGTTCCCACCGCGAGATCCGGCCGTCCGGCCTCGCTGAACGCCTCGGCGGCTTCCTGGACGGATGCCTTGATGTACTTGCGCAGCTTTTTGATGCTCTTGGCTGTGGGGGGATCCCCGGCCAGCCAATCGCGGGTCAGCCGTCCGGCACCCAGCGGCAGGGACAGCGCGGTCTGGGGAAGTTCGTCGGCGCCCTGCGCCATTTCGAAGGAACCGCCGCCGATATCCAGGTTCAGCAGTGTCCCGGCACCCCAGCCGTACCAGCGGCGGACGGCCAGGAAGGTCAGGGATGCTTCCTCCGGGCCGCTCAGTTCCTGCAGCCGGACCGATGTCTGCGCCTCCACCCGGGCCAGCACGGCTTCGCCGTTGGCCGCTTCGCGGATGGCCGAGGTGCAGAAGGCCAGCAGGTCCTGGGCGCGGTGCCGCCGGGCGAATTCCCCGGCCTCGGCCACGAAGGTGGTCAGCTCGCGCTGGCCCGCTTCGGTGATGGCGCCGTCGTCGTCCAGGTAAGCCAGCAGCGACAGCGGCCGCTTGTGCGAGGCGAACGGCACCGGCCGGGCACCGGGATGGGCGTCCACCAGGAGCAGGTGGACGGTATTGGACCCGATATCAAGGACGCCTAAACGCATGACCCTATTATCCCGCGCCGGAGGGCAGCTCCCGCACACGGCAGCTGCACCCCCGACACCACACCGGCAGGAACCAGTGCGGCCTACTTCTTGGCCGGCGTGCGCTTGCGCGCCGCCGGCTTGCGGGCGGCCGGCTTCTTGGCCGGGCCCTTTTCGCGCTTCTCGGCCAGCAGCTCGATGGCCTGTTCACGGGTCAGCTCTTCAATGGCCGTGGACCGGGGCACCGTGATGTTGGTGATGCCGTCGGTGATGTACGGACCGAAGCGGCCGTCCTTCACCACGATCGGCTTCTCCGACACCGGGTCGGTACCAAACTCCGCCAGCGGGGCAGCAGCCTGCCGGCCGCCGCGCTGCTTGGGCTGCGAGTAGATCTCCAGCGCCTGCTCCAGCGTGATGCTGAAAATCTCCTCTTCGGAGCCGATGGACCGCGAGTCCGTGCCCTTCTTCAGGTACGGGCCGAAACGCCCGTTCTGCACGGTGATCTCGTTGCCTTCGGCGTCGGTGCCCAGGACGCGCGGAAGCTTCATCAGCTTCAGCGCCTCCTCGAGCGTGACGGTTTCCACGCTCATGGACTTGAACAGCGATCCGGTGCGTGGCTTGGCCTTGACCGGCTTTTTCGGCGGCTTGGGCTTGCCGTTCTTGTAGTACTCCACCGGTGCGGCGGCCAGTTCCTCGGCGGTGACCTCGGGGATCAGTTCGATCACGTACGGGCCGTAGCGGCCGTTGCGGGCGACGATGGTGCGTCCAGTTTCGGGATCCTCGCCCAGCACACGCTCTTCGGGTCCGGCGGTTTCCATCAACTCAATCGCCTTTTCGGCGGTCAGCTCATCCGGGGCCAGGTCCTCCGGCACGTTGGCGCGCTCGGGCTCGGTGCCTTCCGGGGCGTCGGCGGGCAGCGGGCGCTCCAGGTACGGGCCGAACTTGCCGACACGCAGCGTGATGCCGGGGGCAATTTCGATCGAGTTGATCGCCTTGGCGTCGATTTCACCCAGGTCGTTCACGATCGTATGCAGGCCGGTCTCGACGCGGTCGCCATAGTAGAACTGGTTCAGCCACTGCACGCGGCCGGCTTCGCCGCGGGCAATGCGGTCCAGGTCCTCTTCCAGCTCAGCAGTGAAGTCGTAGTCCACGTAGTCGGTGAAGTGCTCTTCCAGCAGCCGCACCACGGAGAACGCAATCCAGCTCGGCACCAGGGCCTGGCCGCGGTTGGTGACGTAGCCGCGGTCCATGATGGTGGAGATGGTCGCGGCGTAGGTCGACGGGCGGCCGATGCCGAGCTCTTCGAGCACCTTCACCAGCGACGCTTCGGTGTAGCGCGGCGGCGGGGAGGTCTCGTGCCCGACGGCGTTGAGGTCGGCTGCGGTCAGCGCGTCGTCGGCCTTCAGGACCGGCAGGCGTGCGCCCTCGGTGCCTTCGGCGTCGTCGTCGCGGGCGGCGTCGCGGCCTTCCTCGTAGGCGGCCATGAAGCCGCGGAAGGTGATGACGGTACCGGAGGCCGAGAACTCGGCATCGCGGCCGTCGGAGGCCACGGCGCCCAGGCGGACGGACGCCGTCGAGCCCTTGGCGTCGGCCATCTGCGAGGCGACGGTGCGCTTCCAGATCAGCTCGTAGAGCTTGAACTCGTCGCCGCGCAGCGAGGAGGCAACCTGCGCCGGGGTGCGGAAGGAGTCGCCGGCGGGGCGGATGGCCTCGTGGGCTTCCTGCGCGTTCTTGGACTTGCCCTTGTACACGCGGCGCGCCTCGGGGACGTATTCCGGTCCGTACAGTTCCGAGGCCTGCCGGCGGGCGGCATTGATCGCCTGGTCCGACAGCGCGGGCGAATCGGTACGCATATAGGTGATGTAGCCGTTTTCATACAGCCGCTGCGCCACCTGCATGGTCACCTTGGAGGAGTAGCGCAGCTTGCGGCCGGCCTCCTGCTGCAGGGTGGAGGTGGTGAACGGCGCGGCCGGACGGCGGGTGTACGGCTTGGTGTCCACGGAGCGGACGGAGAACGACGCCGATTCCAGGTTCGCTGCCAGCGAGGTGGCGGCTGCTTCATCCAGGTGGGCGACGGCCTTGGCCTTGAGCTGGCCGAGGTCGCTGAAGTCCTTGCCCGTGGCGACGCGGGCGCCGTCCACGGAAACCAGCTTGGCCTTGAAGGACTCGGCAGCGCCGGTGGCGAAGGTGCCCAGCAGGTCCCAGTAGGAGGCGGGACGGAACGCCATGCGTTCGCGTTCGCGCTCCACCACCAGGCGGGTGGCAACGGACTGCACACGGCCGGCGGACAGGCCGCGGGCCACCTTGCGCCACAGCACCGGAGAGATCTCGTAGCCGTACAGGCGGTCCAGGATGCGGCGGGTTTCCTGCGCATCGACCATGGCGACATCGACGTCGCGCATTTCCAGCAGGGCGCGCTGGATGGCTTCCTTGGTGATTTCGGGGAACGTCAGGCGGTGCACCGGAACCTTGGGCTTGAGCACCTGCAGCAGGTGCCAGGCAATGGCTTCACCTTCGCGGTCACCGTCAGTTGCGAGGTAGAGTTCGTCGGCGTCCTTGAGGGCGGCCTTGAGCTCGGCGACCTTCTTCTTCTTGTCCGCGGAAACGACGTAATACGGTTCAAAGTCGTTGTCCAGGTCCACGGCGAATTTGCCGACGCCGGTCTTCTTCAGCTCGGCCGGCAGGTCCGACGGCTGGGGCAGGTCGCGGATATGGCCCATGGAGGCCGTCACCTCAAAGCCCTCGCCCAAATAGCCGGCAATGGTCTTGCCCTTGGCGGGAGACTCGACAATGACTAACTTCTTGCCGGTCTTCTTGTCGCTCGCCTTAACTGGCACTGTTCTCCTACGTACAAAGGTGGTTCAAAGGGTATGGGGCTACGCCGCAGGCTCTGGTGCCTGGCCCGGTTCGTCCTCGGACAGTATGCGTGATGCCCCAGCACTAGGGTAACTGCATTGGACGGGAGTTGCTGACGGACGTGCCAAATTGCCGGGGCTCCCTCAGCGGCTTCCGGGAGCTGCGGGAAGCAGGAATCCGTCCAGCACCAGGTTGCGGACCTCGGCCTCCAGACGCTGGGCAAACTCCGGATCCGTTCGTCCCAGCAGGGCGGCCAGGGCCCCGATGATCTGTCCCACGGACAGCTCCCCGTCGGAAGCGGAAACGAATCCGGTCAGCTCGGTGCTCATCAGGTTGGTGCGCCGCAGGCCGGCGCCCTGCCGCAGCAGGATCACGCCGGGATGCTCGGCTCCGGGGCGGGCGTGGCGTTCCTCGGTGACGTCCTCTGCCACCTCCAGATGTTCCGCCTCCAGCGCCGGATGGGCGGCCAGCCAGTCAAAGCGCTCGACGGCGGCGCCCAAGTGCGGGCCCACCGGCTGTTCCAGGGCGTGGGTGATTTCCTCGAACCGGCGCAGCGGGGCCGCGTCCGGGTCCGCCCGGCGGCGCAGGAACAGCGAACCGAAGCCGACGGCGGAGACTTCGCGGGAGGCAAAATCAGCCAGGTACGCGGCATAGGAGGCCACGTACTCCGCACGGTCCCGGTTCTCGGCGGCGTCGCGCAGCCACATTTCGGCGTATTCGGCCGGTTCCAGCACCTCCCGCTGGATGACCCATGCATCGGTCTGCGGCGGCAGCCAGGACATCAGCCGCGCCGACCAGTCAGCGGCGGTGTCATGGTCTGTGGCGTCATTGTCTGTGGCGGTGTTGCTGTTGGCAAAATCACTGTCGACGGGAACCGGAGCGGTTGCCGGAGCGGCGCCCTGGATCTCCCAGTTGCCCAGCATCTGGGCCGTGCCGCCGGGCACCAGCACATCCTGCAGGGTCGCCACCAGTGCAGCCACGATCCCGTCGCCGGCCAGGCCGCCGTCGCGGTAGGTGAAGCGGTCCTCCGGGTTCTCACTGCCGGCCCGCGGCGTGATGACGAACGGCGGGTTGGAGACCACCAGGTCAAAGTGTTCCCCGGCCACCGGCTCCAGCAGGCTCCCGAGCCGCAGCGACACCCGGTCCTCGAGCCGGCGGGGATCCAGGTCCAGTGCCGCGGCATTCAGGAGCAGGTTGAAGCGGGTGAACGCGAGCGCCCGGTCGGAAATATCGGTGGCGGTGACATGCCGGGCGTGGCGGAGCAGGTGGAAGGCCTGGATTCCGCAGCCGGTGCCCAGGTCCAGGGCCCGGTCCACGTTCCGGCGGATGGTCAGCTGGGCCAGGCTCAGCGAGGCCTGCCCGATGCCCAGGACGTGGTCGTGGCGCAGCACGCCGGGACGCTGGTGGGCACCCAGGTCGCTGGCGACCCACAGATTAGTCTCCCCGGGCTCCTCGCCAGCGGCAGCGCCGGGCGCACCGTCGATCCCGTAGGGGCGCAGGTCCACGGCGGCCCGGTAGCCGCCGTCGGCCCCAATGCCGTCATCGCCGGTGCTGTCCCGCGCGCTGTCCGGCGCGGTTTCGAGCAGGCCCAAGGCCAGCAGTCCTTCGGTCCGGGTCAGCGGGAACGCCGCGTCGAGCGTCGCCCGGTCCAGGTTCTCACCCACCAGCCACAGCAGGATCATCACATGGACCGGATCCGGGGCGTCCTGCGCTGCTTCCTCACGGCAGCGCAGCAGGGCCGGCACCAGCTGGTCGCGGCCGAGGGCGGCTGCGGCGGACTCCCCCAGGAAGTCCGCCACGCCGTCGACCGTGTAGCGGGCAGCTGCCAGATCCGAGGCGAGAGCCTCAAGGCGCGGCAGGTTCGAACTCTGGGGTGCACCGGGAATGCCGGAAAAATCAGTCACCCGTCCAGTTTATGGCTGCCGCCGGCGGCCTTATTCCACGCTTCCTGGAGGGCTGCGGACTGCTGGGCAGCCGGCTGCCGGGCGGTGCTCCGTCCGGCGGCATGCCGTGAGGCCAGGAAACCGAACACCACGGCAGGAGCGATGGTGGCGCCGGCCCCGGGATAGGTGCGTCCCATGACCGATGCGGTGGTGTTACCGGCGGCATAGAGACCGTCGATCACCGAGCCGTCCTCGCGCAGGACCCGGGCGTCCGGATCGGTGACCAGACCGCCCTTGGTGCCCAGGTCCCCGGGGTAGAGCCGCACTGCGGTGAACGGACCTTTCTCCAGGGCGCCCAGGTTCGGGTTCGGCTTGACGCCCGGATCGCCGTAGTAGTTGTCGTAGGCGGTGTTCCCCCTACCGAAGTCCTCATCCACGCCGGAGCGGGCAAAACCGTTGAACCGTTTGACGGTCAGGGTCAGGTTCTCCTCGGGGACACCCATCTTCCGGGCGAGCCCCGCCACCGTGTCATCCTTCAGGAGCAGGCCCTCGGCTGCCCACTTCTTCCGTCCCACCATGATGGCGGAGAAGAGGTACCGGCGGGTGTGCCGGGCCTCCATCACCAGCCAAGAGGGGTTGGCGGGCACCGTTTTGTCGCGCTCGAGCATGTGGTGGCCGAAGTCCACGTAGGACTCCGATTCGTTCAGGTACCGCACTCCGGAGGAGTCCACCACCATGGAATGCGGCATGGACCGCTCCGCCAGCGAGAAGGCGACGCCGCCCCCGGGCGCCACCGTGGACGGGCCCCACCACGCGTCATCCATCAAGGCCAGGGCTGCACCACGGCGGGCCACCAGGTCAATCACATCGCCGGTATCCCCCTCCGGCGCCGAGGAGTACTCCTGTTCCAGCCCGTGATACTTCTTCCGCCATTCGGCGTTCCGCGCGAAACCGCCGGCACCCAGCACCACGCCCTTGCGGGTCCGGATCCGCACCTGGCGCCCGCGGCGGGTGACGACGGCACCCACCACCGTGCCGTCGTCGTTCTGGATCAGGTCGGTCAGGGGCGAGGACAGCCAGACCGGAGTCTGCTGCTGGCGCACGATGTGCATCAGCGAGGAGGCCAGTGCGCCACCCAGCCCGTACAGCCGCTTCCCGCGGACCAGGCCGCCGAGCGTGCGGAAGACAAAGCGGGCGCCGCGGATGAACCCGCTGGGCGTTGACCAGGCCCGGGACAGTTCCCAGACGTCGTCGGTGGCCAGCGGCACCGGGATCCCCGATTTGGCCGCCCGGGAGGACT
This window harbors:
- a CDS encoding TrkH family potassium uptake protein; this translates as MSTTRQPRLQLQQFHPARMFASLRDFVDALAAGSPARLALMVFALVILVFTGLLSLPASSSSGEVTPLHDALFTAVSAVCVTGLTVVSTATHWSGFGQVLILIAIQVGGLGILTMASLLALAVNRKLGVRGKLIAQEGMNTGRLGEVGSLLRIVVTTTVAIELILAAVMAPRFMLLGESAGQAIWHAVFYSVSAFNNAGFTPHSDGLVPYDEDLWILVPLMVGVFVGSLGFPVIMVLMRSKFHVRQWNLHTKLTLLVTTILLVGGSILWGAFEWFNTATIGEMNVADRILHSVFASVMTRSGGFSLVNMSDLDSSTLVITDMLMFAGGGSASTAGGIKVTTLAVIFLAVVAEARGDADVRAFGRTIAASAMRVAISVVILGATLVAVSTVVLLAITKETLEPVLFEVISAFATVGLSIGLSEALPPEGKYVLSALMFAGRVGTITLAAALAIRQRNTLYHYPEERPIIG
- a CDS encoding potassium channel family protein, whose product is MADRPAHNAPVLVIGLGRFGSATAEQLVKQGREVLAIERDPVLVQKASGILTHVVQADATNIDALTQLGAQDFSAAVVGVGTSIESSVLITVNLVDLGIEHLWVKAITSAHGKILTRIGANHVIYPEADAGRRAAHLVGGRMLDFIEFDDDFAIVKMYPPRETQGFTLGESKVRSKYGVTVVGVKSPGEDFTYARQDTKVSSRDMLIVSGHVDLLERFAARP
- the proC gene encoding pyrroline-5-carboxylate reductase, which translates into the protein MDTGHINLTFLGCGSMNEAILGGILAGGLPAAQVSATVRRPERAAELRERYDGLTVLAGNEDPEANRTAAAGADVVILGVKPVGVAALLAEIAPVLKPGTVVISVAAAVSLELLEAGLPAGQPVIRSMPNTPSRLGRGVVSLSAGTSAGEEEMALAAELLSSTGRVVQVPEEQVDAVSAVSGSGPAYAFYLAEAMARAGVELGLDPELSAILARDTVAGAGYMLAEPGADATALRRAVSSPNGTTEAAIRSFDEQGLPDVIARGARAAAERAAEITAELSAK
- a CDS encoding sugar phosphate isomerase/epimerase family protein, which encodes MSTSPKISVPEDTSAAAIPVALSSASVYPLSVHDTFAIAHDLGYDGVEIMVTGNADSQNPQTLNALSERYGQPIMAIHAPTLLLTQQVWGKAWTKIELSAAMAAEVGATTVVAHPPFRWQSGYAENFAEGVRHIAEQYGVIIAVENMYPWRVRGREAKAYLPHWNPVTEPYEHVTWDFSHAAIAGMDSYEELLKLGPRLHHVHLTDGTPNGRDEHMLPGEGTQRCAEALQYLSETGFSGVVAIEVSTRKVKGAGEREDQLKQTLEFARMNLGQISE
- a CDS encoding Ppx/GppA family phosphatase translates to MRLGVLDIGSNTVHLLLVDAHPGARPVPFASHKRPLSLLAYLDDDGAITEAGQRELTTFVAEAGEFARRHRAQDLLAFCTSAIREAANGEAVLARVEAQTSVRLQELSGPEEASLTFLAVRRWYGWGAGTLLNLDIGGGSFEMAQGADELPQTALSLPLGAGRLTRDWLAGDPPTAKSIKKLRKYIKASVQEAAEAFSEAGRPDLAVGTSKTFRSLARIAGAAPSADGHYVRRQLQRTDLGMWTKRLEAMSIDDRSNLDGVSAVRASQVLAGAMTAHAAMKAFDLSVLEICPWALREGLILQRFDNLRFETDGALPETPRPETAPETTARPQGPGGLPSESGLATAGSLGYDGRHSHFYGKSH
- the topA gene encoding type I DNA topoisomerase, with amino-acid sequence MPVKASDKKTGKKLVIVESPAKGKTIAGYLGEGFEVTASMGHIRDLPQPSDLPAELKKTGVGKFAVDLDNDFEPYYVVSADKKKKVAELKAALKDADELYLATDGDREGEAIAWHLLQVLKPKVPVHRLTFPEITKEAIQRALLEMRDVDVAMVDAQETRRILDRLYGYEISPVLWRKVARGLSAGRVQSVATRLVVERERERMAFRPASYWDLLGTFATGAAESFKAKLVSVDGARVATGKDFSDLGQLKAKAVAHLDEAAATSLAANLESASFSVRSVDTKPYTRRPAAPFTTSTLQQEAGRKLRYSSKVTMQVAQRLYENGYITYMRTDSPALSDQAINAARRQASELYGPEYVPEARRVYKGKSKNAQEAHEAIRPAGDSFRTPAQVASSLRGDEFKLYELIWKRTVASQMADAKGSTASVRLGAVASDGRDAEFSASGTVITFRGFMAAYEEGRDAARDDDAEGTEGARLPVLKADDALTAADLNAVGHETSPPPRYTEASLVKVLEELGIGRPSTYAATISTIMDRGYVTNRGQALVPSWIAFSVVRLLEEHFTDYVDYDFTAELEEDLDRIARGEAGRVQWLNQFYYGDRVETGLHTIVNDLGEIDAKAINSIEIAPGITLRVGKFGPYLERPLPADAPEGTEPERANVPEDLAPDELTAEKAIELMETAGPEERVLGEDPETGRTIVARNGRYGPYVIELIPEVTAEELAAAPVEYYKNGKPKPPKKPVKAKPRTGSLFKSMSVETVTLEEALKLMKLPRVLGTDAEGNEITVQNGRFGPYLKKGTDSRSIGSEEEIFSITLEQALEIYSQPKQRGGRQAAAPLAEFGTDPVSEKPIVVKDGRFGPYITDGITNITVPRSTAIEELTREQAIELLAEKREKGPAKKPAARKPAARKRTPAKK
- a CDS encoding DUF7059 domain-containing protein codes for the protein MTDFSGIPGAPQSSNLPRLEALASDLAAARYTVDGVADFLGESAAAALGRDQLVPALLRCREEAAQDAPDPVHVMILLWLVGENLDRATLDAAFPLTRTEGLLALGLLETAPDSARDSTGDDGIGADGGYRAAVDLRPYGIDGAPGAAAGEEPGETNLWVASDLGAHQRPGVLRHDHVLGIGQASLSLAQLTIRRNVDRALDLGTGCGIQAFHLLRHARHVTATDISDRALAFTRFNLLLNAAALDLDPRRLEDRVSLRLGSLLEPVAGEHFDLVVSNPPFVITPRAGSENPEDRFTYRDGGLAGDGIVAALVATLQDVLVPGGTAQMLGNWEIQGAAPATAPVPVDSDFANSNTATDNDATDHDTAADWSARLMSWLPPQTDAWVIQREVLEPAEYAEMWLRDAAENRDRAEYVASYAAYLADFASREVSAVGFGSLFLRRRADPDAAPLRRFEEITHALEQPVGPHLGAAVERFDWLAAHPALEAEHLEVAEDVTEERHARPGAEHPGVILLRQGAGLRRTNLMSTELTGFVSASDGELSVGQIIGALAALLGRTDPEFAQRLEAEVRNLVLDGFLLPAAPGSR
- a CDS encoding FAD-binding protein, which encodes MTQEYGENLGSNSTGSTQYEDSAGTAGAGGEWDRIVDVLVVGTGAAALTSAITAAEEDLDVLVVESTDVWGGTTSVSGGGLWMPNNPLMAKAGVPDSTEKALTYMETVIADVGPVSSRERKLAFLNNVPEVVTLLGSLGVKWMRSKDYPDYYPDKPGGMIGRSLEVKAFDAKQLGTWFKSSRAAKSGIPVPLATDDVWELSRAWSTPSGFIRGARFVFRTLGGLVRGKRLYGLGGALASSLMHIVRQQQTPVWLSSPLTDLIQNDDGTVVGAVVTRRGRQVRIRTRKGVVLGAGGFARNAEWRKKYHGLEQEYSSAPEGDTGDVIDLVARRGAALALMDDAWWGPSTVAPGGGVAFSLAERSMPHSMVVDSSGVRYLNESESYVDFGHHMLERDKTVPANPSWLVMEARHTRRYLFSAIMVGRKKWAAEGLLLKDDTVAGLARKMGVPEENLTLTVKRFNGFARSGVDEDFGRGNTAYDNYYGDPGVKPNPNLGALEKGPFTAVRLYPGDLGTKGGLVTDPDARVLREDGSVIDGLYAAGNTTASVMGRTYPGAGATIAPAVVFGFLASRHAAGRSTARQPAAQQSAALQEAWNKAAGGSHKLDG